The Deltaproteobacteria bacterium genome window below encodes:
- the mnmE gene encoding tRNA uridine-5-carboxymethylaminomethyl(34) synthesis GTPase MnmE, with the protein MPIEDTIAAIATAPGSAGVAIIRISGPNALDIGSGVFCSQSKIQTYEHAKMYYGRMVSEKGETIDDVFFVYLKGPKTYTGEDTVEFHCHGGVLIVRLALEAVLKQGARLALPGEFTKRAFLNNRIDLGQAAAVSDLINASSVAALRNARGRLEGGLSRKINLAKGPLIDVISRLDAELDFPDEGDVREINKVELEKSIKSIEKNLEYITLGYKAGVALKEGVRTVILGRPNAGKSSLLNLLLREERAIVTAEPGTTRDVIEEMVVIRGIGIRLADTAGIREGAGKVESVGIERAKEKAKNAGIILYVTDGSADATEFAKDTETIKSLKTEGRTIVILNKVDTIGDKRKCLQDGQMVFGKITDKIVLLSATKNEGLKELEDAICAAAGQGGEMFFEAEAGEVITTLREKTAVEKAMAALSRALKLIDDNGATELIAFEIKAALDALGEITGETTPEEILDNIFSNFCIGK; encoded by the coding sequence ATGCCAATCGAAGACACAATAGCCGCTATTGCAACGGCGCCAGGTAGCGCCGGTGTTGCAATTATAAGGATAAGCGGCCCAAATGCCCTGGACATAGGTTCCGGGGTTTTTTGTTCCCAGAGTAAAATCCAGACATACGAACATGCGAAGATGTATTACGGCCGCATGGTCTCGGAAAAAGGCGAGACTATCGACGACGTATTTTTTGTTTACCTGAAAGGCCCTAAGACATATACGGGCGAAGATACGGTTGAGTTTCACTGCCACGGTGGCGTGCTGATAGTCAGGCTTGCGCTCGAAGCGGTATTAAAGCAGGGCGCAAGGCTTGCTTTGCCTGGGGAGTTCACCAAGCGGGCATTCCTTAATAATCGAATCGACCTTGGGCAGGCTGCAGCTGTAAGCGACCTGATAAATGCGTCTTCCGTGGCTGCTTTGAGAAATGCCAGGGGAAGGCTCGAGGGCGGGCTCTCAAGAAAGATAAATTTGGCCAAGGGCCCGTTAATTGACGTTATTAGCAGGCTCGATGCTGAGCTTGATTTTCCGGATGAAGGGGATGTAAGGGAAATAAACAAGGTTGAACTCGAAAAATCCATTAAGAGCATAGAAAAAAATCTTGAATATATAACGCTTGGGTATAAGGCAGGGGTTGCGCTAAAAGAAGGCGTGAGGACCGTCATACTCGGCAGGCCTAATGCCGGGAAATCGAGCCTTTTGAATCTTCTTTTGAGGGAAGAAAGAGCTATTGTTACGGCAGAACCAGGGACCACAAGGGACGTTATCGAGGAAATGGTCGTTATACGCGGCATTGGCATACGGCTTGCGGATACGGCAGGGATACGCGAAGGAGCAGGCAAGGTCGAGTCGGTTGGTATAGAGCGGGCAAAAGAAAAAGCAAAGAATGCCGGTATAATTCTTTACGTAACGGACGGCAGTGCCGATGCAACAGAGTTTGCAAAAGATACGGAAACCATAAAGTCGTTAAAAACAGAAGGCAGGACAATCGTTATCTTGAATAAGGTGGACACAATAGGCGATAAGAGAAAATGTCTTCAAGACGGGCAAATGGTATTTGGGAAAATAACCGATAAGATAGTTCTTCTGTCGGCAACAAAGAATGAGGGATTAAAGGAACTCGAGGACGCAATATGCGCGGCCGCAGGGCAGGGCGGCGAGATGTTTTTTGAGGCAGAGGCCGGAGAGGTCATAACAACGTTAAGGGAGAAGACAGCCGTTGAAAAAGCAATGGCAGCGCTTTCAAGGGCTCTAAAACTCATTGACGATAACGGCGCTACCGAGCTTATTGCGTTCGAGATAAAGGCAGCGCTGGACGCGCTAGGTGAGATAACCGGCGAGACAACGCCGGAAGAAATATTAGATAACATATTCTCCAACTTTTGTATCGGAAAATAA
- the yidC gene encoding membrane protein insertase YidC, whose product MQPETKRFILAIVLGLGILILYPIILAKFFPQYAKPAQEAPVATTETPNAAVSTKEKSIVSTEPGGAIQKPAQATPQAPTIKEVLTTIETPLYTAVISNVNGAIKSWKLKTYSTKRNDGSSEAVEIAKSFGRRPHLSEELVINDKFETLVFTLSTEKLVLEQNETKEIILKAITSSGVKVERIITFFGDTYTADIKSTITNTGKGIISGGYFTEFSGTYEAEEKPYFHQGPLWMINNEVVRQDIHESKEADLKGVDSLDWIGIEEKYFLSALLPEKGEKRFWRSTIPMAGQARLTIGSNLELNPSTAVTFTSRLYVGPKEFNMLADEKRLLDDAIEFGMFSFMAKPALAVLNFFEKYLKNYGLAIIVLTVIIKILFYPLTKISMNSMKDMKRMHPEMMAIREKFKNDKVKLNAEIMELYKRHKMSPLSPAGGCLPMLLQIPVFIALYEVLYVAIELRQAPFALWLQDLSVHDPYYVTPVLMGLSMFVLQKLTPTVMEPMQEKIMLFLPIVLTFVFLKMPSGLVLYWFINNLLSIAQQYHLYKDEITLFKKKPKPA is encoded by the coding sequence ATGCAACCGGAAACCAAAAGATTTATACTCGCCATAGTGCTTGGATTGGGTATTTTGATTTTATATCCCATTATTCTTGCCAAATTTTTCCCGCAATACGCAAAGCCGGCCCAGGAAGCGCCTGTTGCAACAACAGAAACGCCGAATGCCGCGGTCTCCACAAAAGAAAAAAGTATTGTGTCCACGGAACCAGGTGGTGCAATACAAAAACCGGCGCAGGCAACACCTCAGGCGCCAACCATAAAAGAAGTTCTTACAACTATCGAAACGCCGTTATATACGGCTGTTATAAGCAATGTCAATGGCGCTATCAAGAGCTGGAAGCTGAAAACATATTCTACCAAAAGAAATGATGGTTCCAGCGAAGCCGTGGAAATTGCCAAGTCCTTTGGTCGCAGACCTCATCTTAGCGAAGAACTGGTAATAAACGACAAGTTCGAAACACTGGTGTTTACTTTGTCGACGGAAAAACTGGTACTTGAACAAAATGAGACAAAAGAAATAATTTTAAAGGCCATAACGTCTTCCGGAGTAAAGGTCGAAAGAATAATAACGTTTTTTGGCGATACATATACGGCAGACATAAAATCTACCATAACAAACACCGGCAAAGGAATTATAAGTGGCGGTTATTTTACGGAGTTTTCCGGAACATACGAGGCCGAGGAAAAACCGTATTTTCATCAAGGCCCGCTCTGGATGATAAACAATGAAGTTGTAAGACAGGATATACATGAAAGTAAGGAAGCTGATTTAAAAGGCGTTGATTCGCTCGATTGGATAGGAATAGAGGAAAAGTATTTTCTCTCCGCTCTTCTCCCGGAAAAGGGCGAAAAGCGGTTTTGGAGAAGCACCATACCGATGGCAGGCCAGGCGCGGCTTACCATAGGGTCCAATCTGGAGCTTAATCCTTCGACCGCAGTAACGTTTACATCCAGGTTATACGTCGGGCCCAAGGAATTTAACATGCTTGCCGACGAAAAACGGCTTCTTGACGATGCAATCGAATTCGGCATGTTTTCGTTTATGGCAAAGCCCGCGCTCGCGGTTTTGAACTTTTTCGAGAAATATCTCAAGAATTACGGTCTCGCCATCATAGTGCTTACGGTAATAATAAAGATACTTTTCTATCCGCTTACCAAGATAAGCATGAATTCCATGAAAGACATGAAACGCATGCATCCGGAAATGATGGCCATAAGGGAAAAATTCAAGAACGATAAGGTCAAGCTGAACGCCGAAATAATGGAACTCTATAAACGCCATAAGATGAGCCCGCTTAGTCCGGCCGGCGGATGTCTGCCCATGCTTTTGCAGATACCGGTATTCATCGCGCTTTATGAGGTTTTGTACGTGGCCATAGAATTGAGGCAGGCGCCGTTTGCTCTGTGGCTGCAGGACCTTTCGGTGCACGACCCTTATTATGTGACCCCTGTACTTATGGGTCTTAGCATGTTTGTTTTGCAAAAACTTACGCCAACGGTCATGGAACCGATGCAGGAAAAAATCATGCTGTTTTTGCCCATAGTATTGACCTTTGTATTTTTAAAGATGCCATCCGGCCTCGTTCTCTACTGGTTCATAAACAATCTTCTTTCCATTGCCCAGCAGTACCATCTGTATAAGGATGAAATAACGTTATTCAAGAAAAAACCGAAACCCGCATAA
- the yidD gene encoding membrane protein insertion efficiency factor YidD: protein MRFIAYPAAFSIKAGIFLYKALLSPYLGGACKYHPSCSCYTDEAVEKHGPLIGSALGLWRILRCNPFAAGGPDPVPEKIAVRIKK, encoded by the coding sequence ATGCGGTTTATCGCGTATCCGGCGGCATTTTCCATAAAGGCCGGAATTTTTTTGTATAAGGCCCTGTTATCTCCATATCTTGGCGGCGCGTGTAAATATCATCCGTCCTGTTCGTGTTATACGGACGAAGCGGTCGAAAAGCACGGACCGTTAATAGGCTCAGCGCTTGGTTTGTGGCGCATTCTGCGCTGCAATCCGTTTGCAGCCGGAGGCCCGGATCCCGTGCCCGAAAAAATTGCCGTAAGAATAAAAAAATAA
- the rpmH gene encoding 50S ribosomal protein L34 encodes MQPTYKPGKKKRKRTHGFLKRMATAGGKKVIKRRRTKGRKRLSVTVSKNK; translated from the coding sequence ATGCAACCGACATATAAACCCGGAAAAAAGAAGAGAAAGAGAACCCACGGCTTTTTAAAAAGAATGGCCACGGCCGGCGGTAAAAAAGTCATCAAGAGAAGACGTACCAAGGGAAGAAAGCGCTTATCCGTAACAGTCAGCAAAAATAAGTAG